A stretch of the Hippocampus zosterae strain Florida chromosome 16, ASM2543408v3, whole genome shotgun sequence genome encodes the following:
- the LOC127588665 gene encoding transgelin-like codes for MANKGPSYGLSREVQCKIDKKYDAELEETLVEWIVAQCGPTVGRPEAGKTGFQEWLKDGCVLCELINSLNPSNKPVKSIKKSKMAFGQMEQISLFLNAAEKYGVTKMDIFQTVDLFESKDLAAVQRTLAALGSLAVTKNDGNYKGHPSWFHKKAQENRRDFSDEQLSEGKTVIGLQMGTNKLASQAGMTSYGRPRQIINN; via the exons ATGGCAAACAAGGGCCCATCTTATGGTCTCAGCCGCGAGGTGCAGTGTAAGATTGATAAAAAATACGACGCGGAGCTTGAGGAAACACTGGTGGAGTGGATCGTGGCCCAGTGTGGACCTACTGTGGGCCGGCCAGAGGCTGGCAAAACCGGCTTCCAGGAATGGCTAAAGGATGGATGT GTGTTGTGCGAGCTCATCAACAGCTTGAATCCATCCAACAAGCCCGTAAAGAGCATCAAGAAGTCCAAAATGGCCTTTGGGCAAATGGAGCAAATCTCCTTGTTCCTTAATGCGGCAGAAAAATACGGAGTCACAAAAATGGACATATTCCAAACTGTTGACCTTTTTGAAA GCAAGGATTTGGCGGCTGTCCAGAGGACCTTGGCGGCTCTGGGTAGCTTGGCTGTCACAAAGAATGATGGGAATTACAAAGGACACCCCAGCTGGTTTCATAA GAAGGCTCAAGAGAACAGGAGGGATTTTTCTGACGAGCAGTTGAGCGAAGGCAAAACTGTCATCGGCCTGCAAATGGGCACAAACAAGTTGGCGTCTCAAGCCGGCATGACAAGCTACGGGAGACCCAGGCAGATAATCAACAACTGA
- the pafah1b2 gene encoding platelet-activating factor acetylhydrolase IB subunit beta gives MSGDGDCFNPAAVAQPVEDVQGDGRWMSQHTRFVQECKDGEPDVLFVGDSMVQLMQQYEVWRELFSPLHALNFGIGGDNTCNVLWRLQNGELENIRPKIVVVWVGTNNHEHTAEQVAGGILSIAKLLTSRLPKAKVVVLGLLPRGERPNPLREKNAAVNDFLRSWLPRLGQAQFLDVSGDFVHSDGTISAQVMFDFLHLTSTGYRAVAKPLSDLLLQILEETPEERRASLV, from the exons ATGAGTGGCGATGGTGATTGTTTCAACCCTGCTGCAGTGGCTCAGCCAGTCGAGGATGTGCAAGGAGATGGGCGGTGGATGTCACAG CACACTCGATTTGTGCAGGAGTGCAAGGATGGAGAACCAgatgtgctttttgttggggattCTATGGTACAACTAATGCAGCAGTATGAG GTCTGGAGGGAGTTGTTCTCACCACTCCATGCTCTCAACTTTGGCATCGGAGGCGATAACACCTGCAACGTGTTGTGGCGGCTGCAGAACGGAGAGCTAGAGAACATCCGTCCCAAG aTTGTGGTGGTGTGGGTAGGAACCAACAATCACGAACATACGGCAGAACAAGTTGCTGGAGGAATTCTTTCGATCGCAAAGCTGCTCACCTCCCGTCTACCCAAAGCCAAAGTAGTTGTGCTG GGATTATTACCACGGGGGGAACGTCCAAACCCCCTGAGGGAGAAGAACGCCGCCGTCAATGACTTTCTGCGCTCCTGGCTGCCTCGCCTGGGCCAGGCTCAGTTCCTGGACGTGAGCGGCGACTTTGTCCACTCTGACGGCACTATCAGTGCGCAGGTCATGTTCGACTTCCTCCACCTTACGTCGACGGGTTACCGCGCCGTGGCCAAGCCCCTCAGTGACCTGCTGCTTCAAATACTCGAGGAAACGCCGGAGGAGCGAAGGGCGTCGCTGGTTTGA